ACTGATCTGCTGACCAATGTCGAAGATGGCACCACGATGTGGATGAGCCATGGTGACTCGGTCACGAAAATGCCTGATGGGTTTGACCTGTTGGCACATACCGACAATACCCCTTGTGCGGCGATCGCCCATCACACCAACAAATTTTATGGAGTCCAGTTCCACCCAGAGGTGGTGCATTCTGAAGGCGGACTCGCTCTGATTCGCAATTTTGTCTATCACATCTGCGATTGTGAACCGACCTGGACAACCGCAGCCTTTGTCGAAGAATCGGTTCGTGAAATTCGCGCCAGAGTTGGCGACAAACGAGTACTCCTGGCTCTATCAGGCGGTGTTGACTCCTCCACGCTGGCGTTTTTGATGCATCGCGCCATTGGGGATCAGTTGACCTGCGTCTTCATCGATCAGGGCTTCATGCGGAAGAATGAGCCGGAACGTCTGCTCAAGCTGTTTCGGGAGCAGTTCCACATTCCAGTGGAGTACGTCAATGCGGGCGATCGCTTCCTCAACAGTATTGCTGGTGTCACCGATCCCGAAGAAAAGCGCAAACGCATCGGGCACGAATTCATCCAGGTGTTTGAAGAGGAATCGAAACGCTTAGGACCCTTTGACTATCTGGCGCAGGGTACGTTGTATCCAGACGTGATTGAATCAGCAGATACAAACGTTGATCCCCAAACGGGCGAACGGGTCGCCGTTAAGATTAAGAGTCATCATAATGTCGGTGGTTTGCCGAAAGACCTGCGCTTTAAGCTGGTCGAGCCACTGCGGAAGCTGTTTAAAGACGAAGTGCGGAAGGTGGGGCGATCAATCGGTTTACCCGAAGAGATCGTCAACCGCCATCCCTTCCCCGGTCCTGGATTAGCCATCCGGATTCTAGGGGAAGTCAGCGCTGACAAGTTAGAAATCCTACGGGATGCCGATTTTATTGTTCGCCAAGAAATCAACCGACGTGGGGTTTATAGCGATTTCTGGCAAGCCTTTGCGGTGCTGTTGCCGATCCGTAGTGTAGGTGTCATGGGCGACCAACGTACTTATGCTTACCCTATTGTGCTCCGGCTTGTTTCCAGCGAAGATGGGATGACTGCGGATTGGTCGCGAGTGTCCTACGACCTGCTAGAGGTCATCTCCAACCGCATTGTGAACGAAGTCCGGGGTGTGAATCGGGTCGTCTACGACATTACATCTAAGCCACCTGGAACAATCGAGTGGGAGTAACGCTTCCCTCTCTGATGTTTGTTTTTCAAGAGGCAACCGTTAGCTATTCTCCTAATTAGTTCGGGATATTGCAGTTTTCTAAAGGTTCTTGTGGAAAACCCACGAATTCCTGTGGAAAACTGCTTTTTCCTGTGGAAAAGTGGGTTTCTTGT
This portion of the Oscillatoria sp. FACHB-1407 genome encodes:
- the guaA gene encoding glutamine-hydrolyzing GMP synthase codes for the protein MIIILDFGSQYSELIARRIRETQVYSEVLSYRTTVEQIRQLSPKGIILSGGPSSVYDTGAPKCDPAIWELGIPILGVCYGMQLMVQQLGGGVERAERGEYGKASLYIDDPTDLLTNVEDGTTMWMSHGDSVTKMPDGFDLLAHTDNTPCAAIAHHTNKFYGVQFHPEVVHSEGGLALIRNFVYHICDCEPTWTTAAFVEESVREIRARVGDKRVLLALSGGVDSSTLAFLMHRAIGDQLTCVFIDQGFMRKNEPERLLKLFREQFHIPVEYVNAGDRFLNSIAGVTDPEEKRKRIGHEFIQVFEEESKRLGPFDYLAQGTLYPDVIESADTNVDPQTGERVAVKIKSHHNVGGLPKDLRFKLVEPLRKLFKDEVRKVGRSIGLPEEIVNRHPFPGPGLAIRILGEVSADKLEILRDADFIVRQEINRRGVYSDFWQAFAVLLPIRSVGVMGDQRTYAYPIVLRLVSSEDGMTADWSRVSYDLLEVISNRIVNEVRGVNRVVYDITSKPPGTIEWE